A window of Deltaproteobacteria bacterium contains these coding sequences:
- a CDS encoding lytic transglycosylase domain-containing protein: MQHEFPGRMWNQAACEHGVDPLLLYSVALLESNRRHGESKVRPHPYALHFNEAGISIYAASKREAKFVLDHVQTDNVDIGLGQVNYHHHKDKVQRPEDLLDPATNLKVASAILAEALASTSDLELGVGRYHSWTEWRARAYGRKVLAIYRSLKNFVRREADLDVCKERS, translated from the coding sequence TTGCAGCACGAATTTCCCGGCAGGATGTGGAACCAGGCAGCCTGTGAACATGGCGTTGATCCGCTGTTGCTCTACAGCGTCGCCTTGTTGGAAAGCAACCGCAGACACGGGGAGAGTAAAGTCAGGCCTCACCCTTACGCCCTGCATTTTAACGAGGCGGGCATTTCAATCTATGCAGCCTCGAAGCGCGAGGCGAAATTCGTTCTGGACCACGTGCAGACGGACAATGTGGACATTGGCCTGGGGCAGGTTAATTACCATCATCATAAAGACAAGGTGCAGCGTCCGGAAGATTTATTGGATCCGGCGACCAACCTGAAGGTGGCCAGTGCGATATTGGCGGAGGCTTTGGCCTCTACATCAGACCTTGAGTTAGGGGTGGGCCGGTATCACTCCTGGACAGAATGGCGGGCCCGGGCTTACGGCAGAAAGGTGCTGGCAATTTATCGATCTCTTAAAAACTTCGTCCGAAGGGAAGCGGATTTGGACGTCTGCAAGGAACGCAGTTAG
- a CDS encoding VRR-NUC domain-containing protein → MFPKNSGCRLSDRLSSESGEQAALFAWARLAQGRYPELRLLNASLSGVRLFPGQARKAKTLGMVRGFPDVFLPVRKAGYGGLFIELKRPRGGKLTPEQRAWLAELGEQGYLAVCCRGFEEARTVIQSYLSGNPQG, encoded by the coding sequence ATGTTCCCAAAAAATTCAGGTTGCAGACTGTCTGATCGGCTCAGTTCCGAATCCGGGGAACAGGCGGCCCTGTTCGCCTGGGCGCGGCTGGCGCAGGGCAGGTATCCCGAGTTGCGGTTGCTCAACGCTTCCCTATCGGGAGTGCGCCTGTTCCCCGGCCAGGCGAGGAAGGCGAAGACCTTGGGGATGGTCAGGGGCTTCCCCGATGTCTTCCTGCCGGTCCGGAAAGCGGGCTACGGCGGTCTGTTCATTGAGTTAAAACGGCCCCGAGGCGGGAAATTAACCCCGGAGCAGCGGGCCTGGTTGGCAGAACTGGGCGAGCAAGGCTACCTGGCGGTTTGCTGCCGGGGATTTGAGGAGGCCCGAACGGTGATTCAAAGCTACCTGTCCGGGAACCCTCAAGGATAG